GCGTTACAGTATgccttttaaaattaatataaatgcaGAAACTTTCAGTTTCTTACGGTAACATGGACAGCCGTAACTTATTCCATGGAAGACAATCCCCAATTAATGATGAACTCAAAGAAGTAACTGATCTGATGAGCATTAAATCCGCTCGAAGGTGGGGGAAGAAGGAGCCGTATCAGCTTGAATTCTCTCTGCATTCAGCATTTCATTGCTTCGAGGCAAATCTTGTTTTTCCATGGTATAGAATTCTTAGGCTTGTTCGAGTCTTTTACGTCACTGATCGTCCTGTTCCGCCAACGATggctgaaagtgtcaccaagaCTCTTCTCCATAGCCAAGCTCTCCAGCAGGTGTCGATTTCACCATTCCTTTTGCCTCTTTGATCGTGTTTACTTACGAATATACGTGCATATCATTGGCAATTTTCTGGGATGTCAGAACAAATACGACTCGAAACCCTGGACAGTTCTCTTCATTTCCTAATAATCTTTGGTAATAGATCGATCATGTAAAGAGCTTGTACGTTACCTCTACTCTTGTAGAAATGAATTGAGAATCTTATTCCAAATCTCGATCTTTTGAGGTTTGAGTGAGTGGACAATGACTTGTTGTAAAGTTTTCGGTTTCGATTTTCCCGTTTCTCTTAACTTGCTCATGAGTTTGTATACTATTTACCAGATGTCTGCCCTAGTAACCCTTgaatatttagaaaaaattagaaaaaaatatcaattttttttttttttgcacttataGTTGATGGATCGCGTGTTTAATATTTCCCACGATATATGATGATATAGCACATTTCGAGTAAAATATTAAACTTTATACGTGTATGCGACAGTACATCTTGGACACGAGCGTGTTCCCGAGGGAGCATGAACTGCTCAAACAACTCAGAACAGCTACGTTTGAGAAGTATGGCCACCTGTAAGTATCTCTATTCCCCGAGCAAATCATTATAAAAGTGTAATTTATGTATTAAAGTGAATTTGGATTATCGAAAATGACGGATTTCAGGCAAATCTCAAACGGCTCTCATCATATTTGACAATCCAACTTTATTTTAGTACATATATATTTCCTCTTCATTGGATAAACTTCTCAGTTAATATCACCATGAATTGATGAGGAATCATCCAGGATGATCTCTTTCTACTCTTGTGCTAGGTCATAGCAACTTTCGCTAACACTTTGGACGAGATTTAGTGTGCGAAATTGGTGAAGATTGTCCCATTAGGTCATAGAATATGTGCATGAAATGCATCCGTATTAGTCCACTAGATGAGTGAGACATGCAAAATACTCTTAAAAATAACAAGATGTTTTCGAGATTTATGTAGATGTGAACTAAACGTCCCCGGCGACGAGGGAATGTTCTTATCGATGcttctaaaaataatcaatgcGAAGAGGACACTGGAGATCGGTGTTTTCACGGGGTACTCTCTTCTGATTACTGCGCTTGCACTACCTGATGATGGCAAGGTATGTGCTACGACGCCGCTACTTTAGGTGCATTGATTCCAACTCACATCAAAACTTTCTTCGTTTCTCGATTTCAAAATTGAGTTTCTATGATCATGCTTGAATGAAATGCTATAATCATATTGTATAAGATACGATAAATTAATAAAACTTATCATAACTCTCTTGTTTGAGTTGGGACAATTTAGCTtcttaatttataaaaaagattATTGCCTCTCCTTCCGAAGATAACAGCCATAGACTTGGACAAAGAAGCGTATGAAGTTGGATTGCCATTCATTGAAAAAGCTGGAGTGGCTCACAAGATCAGCTTCATCCAGTCAGACGCCCTCTCAGCACTGGACCTGATGCTTAGTCAAAAGGTATTTACATAAAATCAACACTCGATTCACTGATTTCATTATTTTCCCGGGCCGGAAAACCACCAACGCGGAAAAGTCGTCGAACCGATTCTCAGGGTGACGGCCAAGGCCGAGCAGAGGAGTTCGACTTTGTGTTTGTGGACGCCGACAAGTCGGAGTACCGCGGCTACCACGACCGTGTGATGAGGCTCCTGAGAATCGGGGGCGTCGTCGCATATGACAACACGTTGTGGTACGGCTCCGTGGCCAAGGGCCGGGAGGAGCTGCCGGAGTTCCTCAGGAGCCGAGTGATGGAGGGCGTCGCCAGCTACTTCTACGACGGCCACACCGCAATCGTGGAGTTCAACGAGTTCTTAGCTTCCGACCCGCGAGTCGACATCTCTCAAGTCCCCATCGGAGATGGAGTCACCTTGTGTAGACGCCTGCGGTAGTGGAATTCAATGCAAATTGAAGCTTCGGTTAACCGTTCTAGATCCGGGACTTGTCCGCGCTACCATCGATGCCATGGACACATTGGATTTTTGTGAAATTGACTCAGGCAAGATATCTTTTAATAAGGAGTTCATCGAACTCGTGAAAGGacattgaattttaaaatggcagtctgattttatcttttagatAGCCCGTGCGATGGATGAAACCATGGCATCAGCATACATGGATGAGCTCCGTCAAATATAACAGCTTTCCTGGTCAGCATCTATTCGCAATGGAGCTCGACTTGTCATTAACTTATATTGTTTGATTACTAGGGCCACAGCTCTGATAGATGGGCGATGGGTATGCATGTCACTCTAGTTAGAAagttaattaaataaaaggCACATCACGAATAAAGAAACCCACGCCCACAATAATGAATGGCTTTTGGAGGAGACCTTGAAAGCGCGTGGAGCAGTAGACTTGTCAAATGAATGATTCAGGTTGACTTGAATAGGGTGAAAAATGatacaaatcaaattaaaatatttaaatttagctACCCATATTCGGACAAATACATATCAAACTCATTCTTGATCTGACtcatattgttaaaatatgtataTACTCAAGCCAATCTGGGAAATTTATAAACATAGTGAGTGAACGTGAGATCGAGAGAAAGTCATAAAGATAAGTTGAGTTTAAGTAAATTGTACATTCATTTTAACATGCATATCTATAGAGTTTGGTTCAAACCCATTTACAATCTATCTAACCCATATAacaatccatcaaatatgaactaaGAAATGGGTTTATCACCCATTTcgataaattttatgaagtcGTGATGACTCAAATCTAAAACTTAAATAAAGGGAGACGACGCGCTTATCATGTGAGCCCTCGGGTATCTTCTTTTTATCCAAAGGCTTTTAGTACCGAGTCCAAAGGAGCAATTTGCACTGGGATTTCCATTACCACGCACCTTTTACAACGGGCCTACGGGGGTCATTTCATGGCCGATCAATTTGTCGGTTCCTCCTCTTGTTCTCACCTCCATTCCTCCCTCCAATGGATGTGGCAATTCTTATCTAAATTCGACAGCGATCCACTGAATCGAAAGGCCATCATCATGACATCGGACAATAAGATTTGAGATCTCTCATCAACTCGGCACGCCGCTACCCGAAAACGCTAAGGAAAACcccccatcatcatcatcatcactttatCTGGACAGCGTTTTCCCACGCCAAATTTTAATAATGAGCTTTGGAGATTTCTCCCGCATTAGCCTTGACAGAGCCAAATGGAATCTTTCTACTAATCCATCCATGATGCGGGTGACTCAGAATTCACAAGCTCAGAAATGGCTCCACAGCTAGTCCTACATGTAATCCAGTCAAATGGGAATTAAGGAGCACAAAAAGGGTTCTCTCAACATGGTGGTGTTGGTGGCCGCAAGGAGTCCAACATCTAATCAAAGGAGAGCAGCATTTAGTCTCTTGTTCATCATTCTTGAGTTCGAATAGCATAGGGACACGTTCCGAGATGACGAATGTGCCTGCGAATCTTGACTCCGGCTAATCTCACCCATGTATCAAAAAACCGTACCATTCGTGGACATCGAACTTGAGACCATTTGAAAGGAACCAAATTATAAGAAAAAGGAACCACTCGAAAGTGAGGGATGGATCATGAGATCTGCCGTACGCAGGTTATGTTAGGAGCACGAATcttcaaattgagagagagaagacctcccaagaaaagaaaagcgtgCACGATACAGGACGTTTTCTTGGATTGGCCACACACGAGGGAGCTCTCAACACAGATTTTGTTCATTGAGTtttacattataaaaaaaaaaaattgagctgTTTTATTTATGAATAATGTGAgtttggattttaatttaagtgTGAGAAacggaaaaattgtccaaaaaatcctaaacctattacgcttttgtcaatttaatcataaatctttcaatttttataattgaattataagtcttttcatattttatcaataaaaattcatgcaaacaattttgaccagaaattgTTGATTTGACACTAGCTATCATATAAGGCATGACTAGTACtaccatggacaattttttttaataatactataatatttctctaaatttttaaataattttttatttccttttttttcctttttccttctttttgccaTACCAACCATAGGCTATGATCGAGTAGGCTAACCTCCTTGGGCCTTTCCTAGGCAAGGATGAATACTGGTGAGGGGGTTTGATGATGGCGGTGAGTAGGGGTATGCAACCAGGCAACGTATACTCTGGAATCCAACCAGCCTACTCGAAAAACAAGGTCAGAAACCGGTTCTCGttgaaaccggttcccaaaattcagaaCTAGTTTGAAACcatttgggaaccggttccaaGTGAATACCCATCGAGAATCGAATTGATTAGATCAGTTTGGAAATTGGTTTGGGAATTGGTTTTGTAAGCCCAACCACAAAAGTCCAAAACCGAAAATGAATGTGGTTATTGAATGTACAAGGCATTTTTATGCACTTTCTTAGGTATCTATGTTATAATAGTCCAGCTTTGTGGGTAAAAAGGATCTCAAAATTAGATCAACTGAGTTTGCACTTAATAATTCGtatgttttattgttttctttatttattacaattttcCTCAGGTCACGTGCTTATTTGTATTGCCAAAATGAGGAAGTTACAGACATCATTTAAAGCCACCAATTGGAGATTGTAACTCTTGATATTTTATCATCATTAGCCTTGTGGATCATTAGTTCTTCGTTTAGTAAAAAAGgttcatatatttattgattacaagtgcttaatgtttaaatacaaattatgaggattacgttattttctcgtATAGTAATGTAAAATTGGAAACCATATAGGATATGGGGCAATTCCAAAATAGATTCCAGTGGAAACATTGTTgaccctaaaaaaaaacaagatgattCGGGTATAGAATCTAGTGCAAACAAGATTGGGTACAAGATTCAAAAAAGGGAATCGATTGTAATAGGGTCGGGTTCATGATTCAGGTCTGGAATCTACCTACTCTTGATCCGATCACTCCTAGCGGTGAGGTTGGCCTCCTAGGCCAGCTCAATACTCCTCCTCCATGCTCACCAAGCTTGTGACCGTCGAGATCTCAATGATAGACATGGTTGAGCCTCCGGACCTCGGTGAGCTCAACAACTCATCCTCCAAGCAAGCAACTTCCCATCGAGCCCTCAAAAAACACAAGCCGCCCCaagctagatttggtgaggccaatCAACATGAGAATTGGTGTAATGTCGAGCCATTAATATATATCATAATCAATATATAAttcattgatttaaatttttgagttaatataaattcaactaGACATGTTGCAAGTCAAACTGGTCTCTCTTAGCAATCCCCTTAAAGTTTAAGGTTTTGAGTTTCTGCTGTGTGCTCCAAACAGATTACATGATTAATAATTCGGCTTACTACTTAACAAATTCAGTACGTGACCACTTAGCCACTTATCGGGACTGAAAAAGGCGTATGCTCTTTTGACACATCCAATGGCCACCCAAGATTCCTTCGACAtcttatgattgatttttcagaTGGCTTCGTTATCGTTATTGCGAGTGGAAGAATGTCAAACGCACGACCGCGAAAAGTCGTGTAGCATTAGCGATTAAATAGGTTGAACCGAATATATAAAGGAGACCGCCATTCCCATGCGATCCGATGCTTATTGGTTAGGGTATCATCGTtactcttaaaaaaataaaacaggaaCAGGTTAGCCACGAGGAATGTCACTAACCTAATTTCAAGATTCATGTGGATCGTGCTGATTAAGTCTAGTAGATATATTAAAGTGGACTATATTAATGTTGCACGCATTATCTGTCCGtttcaataattcaattcatgtgTAGTTTAGGTTCTATGGCCGCACTAAACTCGTGTTGCGGACTGACTGCTTAATCGGAAATGGGATGTGCGTGAACTAATTAGTAATCGTCTAATTAGTGAAAAGTTCATCAACAAACGGAAGAAACTCAATGTGAAAGCACGCGTGCATTACTTTGTCTGCGATCTTGTCTATAAATGCAAGTATACAATATTACAAACTAGGACAATTACTATGGCcaaaaaatcactaacatggacaTTAGCCATCCTACGTGGCGCAGTCGGCACTAAAATAGAcattattttagtaattttcttttctttattattatttttatatttttactaATGGCCGCGatgcccttgctagatttgggctAGGTGAGAAGGGTTTGCTGACTACCCTTGCTagccctctttttttttttttttataaaaaaaaaaaaagtagagaaaggaaaagaaaaaatagtattAAAATATGCCTATGTCAATGCTGGCCGTGTCACATAGGACGATTGGTATTTACATTAATAATTCTTGGCTAAAATTGGCCACGttgacttaattgataaaacataaaaatgtttataactaaattggtatgattaaaagatttaaaactaaattgacacaaatgcaatatatttatgattctTTTTAGTAATTTCCTTTTTACAAACTCGATCTTGAGAACATGCAACCATTCTCTTTTTGGTGTAataacaaagggaaaaagagacaTTCTATAAAGTCACGAGgatagaaataaaagaatattcgaagttctaaacatttaaaGAATACCGATTTTATTATggtttcaaaaaaaattcttgaaactGTTTTTTTGAACCGTTCATTGTGATATATAAAATACaattaacatgaaaatttcatagaaaatgaaatgtcacaatattttcttttatatgtgTCAAAAcgttggaaaaggaaaaatcaattttacatACCCCCGATTTGTCaactt
The nucleotide sequence above comes from Eucalyptus grandis isolate ANBG69807.140 chromosome 2, ASM1654582v1, whole genome shotgun sequence. Encoded proteins:
- the LOC104435432 gene encoding putative caffeoyl-CoA O-methyltransferase At1g67980, translating into MAESVTKTLLHSQALQQYILDTSVFPREHELLKQLRTATFEKYGHLCELNVPGDEGMFLSMLLKIINAKRTLEIGVFTGYSLLITALALPDDGKITAIDLDKEAYEVGLPFIEKAGVAHKISFIQSDALSALDLMLSQKEFDFVFVDADKSEYRGYHDRVMRLLRIGGVVAYDNTLWYGSVAKGREELPEFLRSRVMEGVASYFYDGHTAIVEFNEFLASDPRVDISQVPIGDGVTLCRRLR